The nucleotide window TAGTATTTCAGAAAAGTATTTTGGATATTCCGGGATTACCCTGTAAATTATGATTCAAATTAGCTTGATACATATGGCTACACCCCACTTTTTAGTGCTTTTATTCTTTATTATCTTGTTTTTTTCCTATCTTCAGTCCTTATTTCCTTTTTTATGAGCCATGATAAAATCGTATAGATCCTCTCTTGTTTTGGGAGGAGTGATCTCTTTCTTCTTCTTTTGAAGGGAAATGGCTTTTTTAGGACAAGTGGGAACACAAACACCACATCCAAGGCAACGATGTAAATCCACCGCAACTTTTTGGTGGGTTTCAGAAAGTTTTATGGCGTCAACCTGACACCGTTTCACACAGACACCACATCCATTGCATAAATTCATGTCCACATTCGCGTGAAAGTTTGAAGCCCAGAAGTCTAAAGGATTGGGAAGAATTTTGTAAAGATGAAGCATCCCGCAGCAACATCCACAGCAAGAACAAATAAATTCCGGTTTCTCCGTGTTAGATGGTTGAAGAACCAGCCCTTGCTTCTGATTCTTATCAATGATATCAATGGCTTCTTCTCTGGATATCCGACGGCCTTTTCCAGTTATTAGGCAACTTTCCGCTGTCGCGTCCATAGCGAGACAAGTTTCCTTGCGATCTGTGACTTTACAAGGAACACCTTGCATTTCACTCTTTTTGCGACAAATGCATTCAACAATGACAAAAGGCCCTTCAGCTTGTGTGAGCAGCGGTTTAATCGCATCAAAATCCTTTACATTATGTTGGATAAGAATACTTTTTTCTATGGGTATGGTCCTTATCTGGGGAATTTCAGTACTCAAGAATTCTATTCCAAAATTGATATCCTTTGTGAAAGCATCATAGTCTTCAATAAACTCAGGTGTCATTCGTTCAATCTGATATTCATACATACCGACAATAAAAGGAACGCTGCAGTAATGCTTTTTCTCATCTTTTGTTTTAAATTCAATACCGCCTTTTTTATGAATCCGATCCAATATTTCCGATAGTTCGTCCTCTGATTTAACAAGATGCGCCGCTTTTTTATATAATTGTTCAAGCGATTCGAACTTGTAGCTCAAACATGTTGCCACCTTAGCCTCTTGAGGTGTAAATATGTATTTTAAAATTTTTAACTCAGCACCGGACTGTGTAGCAGGAAAACCAACTGCCTGATTGTTCAGATGCTTTTGTAAATCACGATAGACTTGATCAGAATCACTCATAGTATGCCTCTTTTCGCTTAGTAACGGTAACTAAATAACTTTCCCATTACAATATTATAAATTTAATAATGTTGGGTTTCGCTTCACCCAACCCAAACCTACGTTCCTAATTTATTTTTTAAAATTTCCAATATTTTTTTTGCTTCTTTATATTCAAAATCTTCAATATGTTCAGCTATTTTTTGCGTTTGTTCCTCAAATCCCAGATTTATTAAATCATTTTTAATTGAATCAAAAAGATCTTCAGATTCAGGATAGGATTGTGATAGCAGTTCATCGATCTTTGTCAACTCCTCCATTAATTCCTTCACATCCAATGATTTTACTTTAATGCTTTCATTTTGAGAATTGTAAGATTGCAAATGATGAATCGAATTCAAAACCGTTTTAATAGCTTCATTAAACATTTTAAATTTGTTGTCCAGTCCATCCAATTGATTATTTTTTAAGCATTCATCGATTTCTTTTGAAATGCTATGCAACTCATCCGCACCAATATTACCAGATACTCCTTTGATAGCGTGAATCATTTGTTTCACATCATCCATTTTTCTGACCTGATACTCGTTTGTCAAAGTATTTGAAAAATCTGCATACCCTGTATCAAAATCTTTCAACACTTTTTTATAAAGCTTTTTGTTTCCACCAATCTTTTCCAAACCTGATTCTAAATTGAGTCCTGGTAAATGCGACGGTAATTTTATTTCAGCGTCATCCTCCTTGTTCAACTTTTTTAGGCTTATTTAGTAGCAACGGTTGCTCTTGAGGAGGAATCCATTTAACTAAAGTTGAAAATAGCGATTTAGGATTAATCGGTTTTGATACGTGATCGTTCATGCCGGCATCAAGACATTTTTTCCTTTCTTCTGCCATTGCATGGGCTGTCATAGCGATAATTGGAATATCCTTAAATCGCGCATCTTCCCGTATTCTCTTAGTTGTCTCGAATCCATCCATTTCAGGCATTTGAATATCCATAAGTATTGCATCAAATCGCTCATTAGTGTTTAAAGATGTTAAGGCTACCTTTCCATTTTCTGCAACAATCACTTCAAATCCTTCCCCCTCAAGCAATTCACTCGCTACCTGTTGGTTTATGACATTATCTTCAACTAACAATATTCTTGTCCCTCTTATAAATTCCAAACCTTTTATTTCTTCAGTTTTTTCCTTTAAAAATACAGAGTTGTCAGACACATAGTGTCCACAGACGCTCATAATTCCATCAAAAAGAAAAGAATGGTTGACCGGCTTAGTCAAAAAATATTCAATACCCGCCTCTTCTGCTTGTTTTCTGATTTCTTCTCTTCCATAGGCTGTTACCATAAGTATTGCCGGGATATGTGAAAGATTTGGATTACTTTTTATTCGCTTTGAAGTTTCAATACCATCCATAATTGGCATCTTCCAATCCATTAATACAAGATTGTAGGGTGTACCTGATAAATATGCTTTCTCAATTTCAGCAATAGCTTCATGACCTGAAGCGACTTGGTATGCTCCAAATCCAAATGACTTTATTGCATCACACAGAATTTCCCTTGCGGCAGGGTTATCATCCACCACAAGTACACGTATATTTTTAATATTCTCAGGACATAGATATACCTTGTGTGTTTTTTTTTGTTGCAAACCAAAGTAAGCCGTAAAAATAAAGGTCGTTCCCTTACCAACTTCACTTTCCGCCCAAATTTTGCCATTCATCATTTCGACAAGGCGTTTTGAAATGCTCAATCCTAATCCAGTACCGCCAAATTTTCTGGTAGTAGAGCCATCTGCTTGTGAAAAGGCTTGAAACAATTTTTCGATTTGTTCTTTGGTCATTCCAATTCCACTGTCCTTAATAGAAAACTTAAGACAAACTCGATCAGATGCTTTTGTTTCTAAATATGCCGCTCGTTCTATCATAATTATAATCTGTCCTGCTTCTGTAAATTTAACGGCATTATTTGCTAAATTTATTAAAACCTGTCCAAGCCTTAAAGGGTCGCCAATAAGTTCAAAAAGAACTTCTTTCTTTATGTTAAATAAAAGTTCAATTCCTTTTTCTTCGGCTTTTATGCTGATAAGATTGGAAATGTTATTCAGGATGTCTTCAAGATTAAATTCAATAGATTCCATGTCCATTTTGCCAGCTTCAATTTTTGAAAAATCAAGTATATCGTTGATAATACCGAGAAGGGATAAAGCTGATGATTCTATTTTTTTTAAATAATCTTGATGTTTCGGGGTTGATTCTATCTTTAGGGCTAAACCGGATAGACCAATGATGGCGTTCATGGGTGTTCTGATTTCATGACTCATATTGGCCAAAAATTCACTTTTTGCCTTAGTGGCAGCTTCAGCTTTTTGATTTGCAAGCTTGATTTTTCGATTCATGACAGACATCCGCCTCATCCAAAAACAAACCGCAATAAATAGTAATGCAACTATACCTAATATTTTCCAGATAAGCCTGTAGTCAACCCCTCTATTTATGGATACACTTATATATTTGTTAATAATTGCGCTCTGTTCCTCTGAAGTAAGGGTTCGAATCGCTTTGTTAAGTATCTTCACTAACATTGGTTCTCTTTTAATGACCCCAATCATGTAACGGTCAGGAATATCAGTTGCCTGTCCAGCGACTTTCAGATTGAATAAGCCTTCCTTTTTGATAGTGTATGCTACAGCATCAAGGGAGCTCAAGGTCATATCTGCTTTTTTATTAGAAACAGCTTTGAGCGCCTCAAGCTCGATTTCTACAAGAATTATCTTCAAATTTGGATAATTTTTCTTGACAATTTCAACCGTAGAGTACCCCTTAGGCAGTGCAATTGTTTCATTTTTAATATTTCTGGGGTTAAGGATGAACGGATGCTCTTCGTGGGTAATAAATGCTCTTGGCACGACATACATCGGTTCGGTAAAAAAAAGCCATTTATCACGCTCTGATGTCTGATTAAGAAAACTAAGCATATCGCACATTCCTTTTTGGCTGGATTCAATGCTTTCGCTCCAAGTCTTGGTCTTCAAAAGGTCAATTTTTACGCCGCTTCTGTCACTGATGAGTTTAATAAAATCAGCGGCAATCCCCTCATGTTTACCTTGTTTATTGATCCGCTCATAGGGCATCCAATCGGGATCAACACTCATTTTAATTTGCCCTTTTTGCAATAGGTACGCCTGTTCTTCAGGGGTGAGCTGAACACGAATATCGTCATCCTTCTTGGTATCTATCGCGCCCAGCCATTTATTCTCCAATACATTAATATCGCCGGGGGTTAGTGAAGTGATGGCTTTGTTGAGCATCGAGACCAGCTCTGGTGCATTTTTTTGCGCTAAAAAATGAAATCCTGAGGATCCCATACTCTCATCATACTCTTTGGCCCATCCAGCGAGTTTCAAATCATATCCTTTGGTTTTTATCAAATAGCGCGCAACTCCATCATTGTTTACACTGGCATAGGCATCGCCTTTATGGACCAATTCCAGCATTGTTTCTGCATTAGAAACCGCCAAAAGGCGGATTTGAGGATGTTTAATGCTGACAAACTCCTCTTGTGACCACCCTTTACCTACGGCCATGATTTTGTCATAAAGTTCGGTGAAATCTGTGATGTCTTGGGTTTCTTTTCTGGTGATAAAATAGGATTTGTTACGACGATAGGATTTTGTGAATATGCCGAACTTCTCTCTTTCAGGAGTATGTGAAAGGGTATGCAAAAGGTCTATTTCACTTTTTTTGAACATATCCACAAGCTGTGTCCAGCTATAACCATTAATATAGTCAATGTTGATTCCTATTTTTTGAGCCAGTATGTTCAGCATATCAATACTGTATCCTTGTGGCTGACCACCGATGGCAAAGTCAAATGGAGGATAGTCCATTTCATTGCTGACTTTAATTCTTGGGTGTTTTTGGAGCCAGGCTTTTTCCATTTCGGTTAGGGTTATCTTAGCATTTTTACTGACCATTTCTTGGCTGCCGAACCATTTACGTTTCAGATTCATCCATTCCTTTTGAGTGATGGCATTTAATCCTTTTTGGACAATCTCATATAAAATAGGCAGGTCTTTACGCACCCCAAGGCGCAAATCCTCCTTGCCGACATCTTCAAGTCGCAATTCATCCAACACAACCAAACCGGTGTAAGCATTTTTTGCGATAATCAAGTTGCAATTGTTATAATTGTTAATGACCACATCCAGTTTCCCGAAGGCCAAAGCCCTAATTTGCGCCTCGTTGTTCTTGTATTCGATTATTTCAATGCCGCCCAGTTTCTTAAGCTCAGGCAAAAAGAAAACATCTTTAGTAGTACCGACCCTCTTCCCTTTAAGGCTTTCAAGACCATTGTAGATTCCAAAATCATGGCGGGCAAATATCACGGTTGGAATTTCATAATATGGTTGAGTATAATTGGTAAAACTTACGCGTTCCGGTTTGTAAGAGATTGAGTCAATGATTTCAATGTTTCCGTCCTTAAATTTGTTCAAATTATGTGACCATGAGCCAGGGATGAGCTTCAAAGAAATTCCGATTTTATTTTCAATGAGCCTGATCAAGTCCACAGAAAATCCTGTTAGATTGCCATTATCCATAAAGGTAAACGGTTCCCAATCCTCTATAACAGCAACACAAGCAATGGGATGCTGCTTCAAATACATTAGCTCTTGGTCAGTGAGATGAATTATATCTTTAGATTGGATGCTATCTGAAGGCTTAGAATCAAGATATTGTGACGATGATAACTGATAATTCTCAGGCTGTTTAAAACGAATAAATGGCAAGGAAGGTTGATAAACTGCAAAATAGTCCTCAGATAACGCAATGTGATTAATTTGGGTGAGTCCGGTATTAAAATCAGCTGCTAATTTTTGTCCGCGTGAATTTTTTGTAAAACAGATAAAAAGTCCTTTAAAATCTAACAAAACATCATTAAAGGAAAGATTATCTTTGTATTGCTGCAACTCGTCATCTTTCTGAATACAATACTGCATTACATAAGGATCTATAACTGCCGCCTGTACTTTGCCATGGATTAAATTTTTTAAATTAGTTATGTCATCCGCTGCTTTAACCGATGATATACGTCCTTCTGCAATCCATCGGTCAAGCATTTCAGTATTGACATATCCATCCACCACACCAATGGTATAAGGTTTGAGCGCATTCATCTGGTGCCAGATGATAGGCTGTTTTTTTATCTCGGCAAAACCAAGGGGTGCATCCCCAATGATATCCTTGTCTGGTTGCAGACCATAACGTTGAAGCATGAAAAGAATTTCTATCATGTCCATTTCACCAGCAGTTCCCATTATTTTTTTCCCTTTGAGCTGCAAGGGGGAGCGAATATCTGGAGATGTCATCAATATCAGAGGGGAATGCTTGAAATCATTTGTCAGCATGACCAAAGGTTTGCCGCGCAAACGTTCGAGAATCAGACTGGAAATCCATATGCCATAATTAGCACGACCATCCAGTACTTCAGAAATGGGATTAATGCCGGATTCAAGTTCTTTTAATTCAACATCCAAGCCTGCATCGTGATAATATCCTTTTTCTTTAGCGGCGATATACCCAGCATACTCAAACTGATATTTCCAATTAAGTTGCAGAATGACTTTTGTGAGAGATGATGCCGATGTATATAATGGTTGGTCATTTGTTTGGGCATCTGCATGGACGCCGGTCAGAAAGATCACTAAAAGTAAAAATACAACACTCAATGATTTCATTTGTCTTTCTTAAAATTTTAGGTAGTCCTAAAGACGTAGTGTTATTGTAAGAGCAATATCTGTAGCGTTTTTCAAAACTTTTTTATGAAGATAATATATTTTTTTGCAGACATTTTTAGAATTTTTTTATATATTCTGCCTTGTATTTTTTTAAATTTCAAGGAGAAAATTAAAATGATAAAATGTCCGAGATGTAATTCAGAAAATATTAAAAATGGATTAATTAGACAAAGAGTGTCACGTTTAGTATGAAAAACGTTATCATTTTCCAAAAAGATTGAAAACCATAGGAGCAATCTGGAATTTTATTCATCATTACAATTTGAAAATAGCGCAACACTGGCTACTACTTGATAAGGACAGCCCTTTTTTGTAACAGAACCATAAAAATGGTCATATAAAACCAATCGTTAAATATGACCATTTTTATATAACTATAATCAGACCTGTAAATGTTTTTTTTTACGATGGTGGCGCTATCCGGCGCTATCCCCCTTAGTTTTGAAAGCTTGGCATGTATATTGAAAAAATAAAAACAAATCATTTATGCAGGAAGCTATACGAGACAGCCGATTGAACTAATATTTTTGAGTTATTGAATGACATCCTATTCAGATTAAGTCTAAAATTTAAAGGAACTTTAACATGGGAAAGAAAACATCGATCGTACATTTTGAAGAAAGTAAAATGAAATTTTTAATATTAAAACCATTTATATCATCTACAAGATTCAATTATTACAAAAATTTTAAAAATATAATTCAAATAAGATTCGTATTTGATTTTCAATTTTTAGGATATAAATTTAATATTTTAGGTCAAAAACAATAGCGATAAAATTAAAAAGTTTTAAAGGTTTGTATATAAAAATCTCAATCAAAGATTTTTAAAGAATCTATCGTATGAATGAAGACGTAAAAACTATATAGGAGCGATCTGGAATTTTATGCATCATTACAATTTGAAAATAGCGTCAACACTGTCCACTACATGATAAGGACTACCAAATTTTAAATAAATAATAATTGTTTAATTTATGACAGATTTTTATCATCGATTTATTATGCAAAGCAAAATGTAAAACAATTGTCACTAATCAATTCGCTTATATACATTTGAGAGTATACTTCTATAATACAGCTTAAAGTAAGTCAAAATTTAAATAAGTAATTTTATAATTTAAAGGAGAAATAAAATGAAAACATTCAAAAATATTTTATTAGTTTATCCTGAATTTCCTTCTAATACTTATTGGAGTTATAAATACGCTCTAAATTTTATAAACAAAAAATGTGCAATGCCACCATTAGGACTCGTTACTATAGCGGCCCTCTTTCCTGAAGGCTATAATTTAAGGCTGATTGACATGAATATTCAGCCTTTAAAATCGGAAGATATTTTATGGAGTGATGCGGTCTTTGTATCTGCCATGATAGTTCAAAAAAATTCTATGGAAAAAGCTATTTCAGAATGCAATAAATTAAATAAGCTTGTTGTCGCTGGAGGGGCACATATTACATCAAGCCATAATGAAATTAACGGAGTAGATCATTTTGTTATTGGAGAAGCGGAAGATGTAATTATTAATCTCCTTAACGATTTGGAAAAAGGCTGTGCTATCAAAATTTATTCTTCTCCCAACAAACCTGATATTTCTAATCTTAAAACCCCTCGATTTGATCTTCTTGACATGGATGCCTATGGATCAATGGCAGTTCAATATAGCAGAGGATGCCCTTTTCATTGCGAATTTTGTGATATATGGAGCGTTTATGGCAATAATCCAAGATTAAAAAAGGCTGAAACTTTCATAGGAGAGCTTGATGAACTTTATAGATTAGGATGGAGAGGAGCTATATTTGTTGTTGACGATAATTTTATCGGAAATAAAAAAAGAGCCAAAGAAGAACTTTTACCTACGATTATGCAATGGCAAAAAGAGCACGATTTTTGCTATAGATTTTTTACTGAAGCCAGTATAAATTTAGCTGATGATGAAGTTTTATTAGCCTTAATGAGGGATGCTGGCTTTAATTCAGTTTTTATAGGTGTCGAAACTCCTTCAAAAGAAAGCCTTAAAGAAACAGGCAAAATTCAGAATTTAAAATCAGATATGAAAGATTCCATAAAAATTATTCAAAGTTTTGGAATTGAAGTAATGGCTGGCTTTATTGTGGGATTTGACAGTGATTCCGACGATATTTTTAAAAGGCAGATAGCATTTATTCAAGACACAGGAATACCGCAAGCTATGATAGGAATTTTAAATGCCCTGCCTGGAACTAAACTTTATAAAAAACTTGATGCAGAGGGAAGAATTATTTCTAATTCCATTGGTAACAATACCCATCAAATGGAAACAAATTTTAAAACTAAAATGGAAAGCACAAAATTGAAAGACGGGTATAAAAAGGTATTGTCGGAAATTTATGATTATAACCTTAAAAACTATTTTGACCGTTGTACTAAGCTTCTTGATAATTTAGGACAAACTCCTTATTTCCAGCGCGAAATCGGCTTTAAAGAATTTATTATGCTATTAAAGTCAATTTTTAAGCAACCATTTACTGCTTACGGATGGCAATACCTTAAATTTACAATTAGAAACTTAATAAAAAATGCCAATTTTTTTGGAGAAGTTATGCGATTCAGTATTATTGGTCATCATTTTCATACAATAACTCAGCAAACAATAAAAATTGAAAGTATTATTTCTGAGTTAGATACGAATTATAATCGTTTCTATGAACAAATAAAAATTAAGACTTCCAATGCGTTGTCTAATTCAAAAGAATCGGTTAAAGATTTTGTTTTTTTGATGCGCCAACAAAGAATTATACTTCAATCAATGCGGACAAAAATTAAAAAGCTGAATAAAGAATTCAAACATGATATTACTATGAAATATTTTGAAATATCCTATAAAATGAGCCAATTGTTACAAAATTTTGAAATACAAGCAGCAAAGAATTACCATGTTTGAAGTAGTTTTATTTTACAAATTTTTGTCTTGACTTTAGGATTAACCATAGCTATTAATTTGCATATTAAACTAATAGTTTAATGTATCAACTGCAAAACGAACACCTTGCAAATGGAGTAAGTTACTCGTTTCAGCTTCACCTGTTTTTGCGAATATAGCGGCAATTTTAATCGTTTCTTCTGCAAATGAATAACAAGGAACAAACAATAAAAAATAATACAGCAAAAATTTTTTTCCCATTAAAGAATTTCCAAAGTATTTATATAATAAAGAATATTGATATTGATAGGAAATAGCTTTCAATTCTGCGAAATATTGCATAACTAAAATAGAGTGTCAACTAAAAAACTAAAAAAATATTGATACTATTTATTCAATTTATGAAATATCGTCTATCCAACTCCTTGTATTTTAAAAGGATCATAGATATAATAAACTTCTTCAGGAGAAACTTCACGATCGTAAAAAAGAGTTAAATAGCAATTTTTTACATATATCGCATTGCATCCTACTTGTGCGATAAGAGAATAACCTTT belongs to Desulfobacterales bacterium and includes:
- a CDS encoding Hpt domain-containing protein; translated protein: MNKEDDAEIKLPSHLPGLNLESGLEKIGGNKKLYKKVLKDFDTGYADFSNTLTNEYQVRKMDDVKQMIHAIKGVSGNIGADELHSISKEIDECLKNNQLDGLDNKFKMFNEAIKTVLNSIHHLQSYNSQNESIKVKSLDVKELMEELTKIDELLSQSYPESEDLFDSIKNDLINLGFEEQTQKIAEHIEDFEYKEAKKILEILKNKLGT
- a CDS encoding transporter substrate-binding domain-containing protein, whose translation is MKSLSVVFLLLVIFLTGVHADAQTNDQPLYTSASSLTKVILQLNWKYQFEYAGYIAAKEKGYYHDAGLDVELKELESGINPISEVLDGRANYGIWISSLILERLRGKPLVMLTNDFKHSPLILMTSPDIRSPLQLKGKKIMGTAGEMDMIEILFMLQRYGLQPDKDIIGDAPLGFAEIKKQPIIWHQMNALKPYTIGVVDGYVNTEMLDRWIAEGRISSVKAADDITNLKNLIHGKVQAAVIDPYVMQYCIQKDDELQQYKDNLSFNDVLLDFKGLFICFTKNSRGQKLAADFNTGLTQINHIALSEDYFAVYQPSLPFIRFKQPENYQLSSSQYLDSKPSDSIQSKDIIHLTDQELMYLKQHPIACVAVIEDWEPFTFMDNGNLTGFSVDLIRLIENKIGISLKLIPGSWSHNLNKFKDGNIEIIDSISYKPERVSFTNYTQPYYEIPTVIFARHDFGIYNGLESLKGKRVGTTKDVFFLPELKKLGGIEIIEYKNNEAQIRALAFGKLDVVINNYNNCNLIIAKNAYTGLVVLDELRLEDVGKEDLRLGVRKDLPILYEIVQKGLNAITQKEWMNLKRKWFGSQEMVSKNAKITLTEMEKAWLQKHPRIKVSNEMDYPPFDFAIGGQPQGYSIDMLNILAQKIGINIDYINGYSWTQLVDMFKKSEIDLLHTLSHTPEREKFGIFTKSYRRNKSYFITRKETQDITDFTELYDKIMAVGKGWSQEEFVSIKHPQIRLLAVSNAETMLELVHKGDAYASVNNDGVARYLIKTKGYDLKLAGWAKEYDESMGSSGFHFLAQKNAPELVSMLNKAITSLTPGDINVLENKWLGAIDTKKDDDIRVQLTPEEQAYLLQKGQIKMSVDPDWMPYERINKQGKHEGIAADFIKLISDRSGVKIDLLKTKTWSESIESSQKGMCDMLSFLNQTSERDKWLFFTEPMYVVPRAFITHEEHPFILNPRNIKNETIALPKGYSTVEIVKKNYPNLKIILVEIELEALKAVSNKKADMTLSSLDAVAYTIKKEGLFNLKVAGQATDIPDRYMIGVIKREPMLVKILNKAIRTLTSEEQSAIINKYISVSINRGVDYRLIWKILGIVALLFIAVCFWMRRMSVMNRKIKLANQKAEAATKAKSEFLANMSHEIRTPMNAIIGLSGLALKIESTPKHQDYLKKIESSALSLLGIINDILDFSKIEAGKMDMESIEFNLEDILNNISNLISIKAEEKGIELLFNIKKEVLFELIGDPLRLGQVLINLANNAVKFTEAGQIIIMIERAAYLETKASDRVCLKFSIKDSGIGMTKEQIEKLFQAFSQADGSTTRKFGGTGLGLSISKRLVEMMNGKIWAESEVGKGTTFIFTAYFGLQQKKTHKVYLCPENIKNIRVLVVDDNPAAREILCDAIKSFGFGAYQVASGHEAIAEIEKAYLSGTPYNLVLMDWKMPIMDGIETSKRIKSNPNLSHIPAILMVTAYGREEIRKQAEEAGIEYFLTKPVNHSFLFDGIMSVCGHYVSDNSVFLKEKTEEIKGLEFIRGTRILLVEDNVINQQVASELLEGEGFEVIVAENGKVALTSLNTNERFDAILMDIQMPEMDGFETTKRIREDARFKDIPIIAMTAHAMAEERKKCLDAGMNDHVSKPINPKSLFSTLVKWIPPQEQPLLLNKPKKVEQGG
- a CDS encoding B12-binding domain-containing radical SAM protein translates to MKTFKNILLVYPEFPSNTYWSYKYALNFINKKCAMPPLGLVTIAALFPEGYNLRLIDMNIQPLKSEDILWSDAVFVSAMIVQKNSMEKAISECNKLNKLVVAGGAHITSSHNEINGVDHFVIGEAEDVIINLLNDLEKGCAIKIYSSPNKPDISNLKTPRFDLLDMDAYGSMAVQYSRGCPFHCEFCDIWSVYGNNPRLKKAETFIGELDELYRLGWRGAIFVVDDNFIGNKKRAKEELLPTIMQWQKEHDFCYRFFTEASINLADDEVLLALMRDAGFNSVFIGVETPSKESLKETGKIQNLKSDMKDSIKIIQSFGIEVMAGFIVGFDSDSDDIFKRQIAFIQDTGIPQAMIGILNALPGTKLYKKLDAEGRIISNSIGNNTHQMETNFKTKMESTKLKDGYKKVLSEIYDYNLKNYFDRCTKLLDNLGQTPYFQREIGFKEFIMLLKSIFKQPFTAYGWQYLKFTIRNLIKNANFFGEVMRFSIIGHHFHTITQQTIKIESIISELDTNYNRFYEQIKIKTSNALSNSKESVKDFVFLMRQQRIILQSMRTKIKKLNKEFKHDITMKYFEISYKMSQLLQNFEIQAAKNYHV
- a CDS encoding 4Fe-4S dicluster domain-containing protein, translating into MSDSDQVYRDLQKHLNNQAVGFPATQSGAELKILKYIFTPQEAKVATCLSYKFESLEQLYKKAAHLVKSEDELSEILDRIHKKGGIEFKTKDEKKHYCSVPFIVGMYEYQIERMTPEFIEDYDAFTKDINFGIEFLSTEIPQIRTIPIEKSILIQHNVKDFDAIKPLLTQAEGPFVIVECICRKKSEMQGVPCKVTDRKETCLAMDATAESCLITGKGRRISREEAIDIIDKNQKQGLVLQPSNTEKPEFICSCCGCCCGMLHLYKILPNPLDFWASNFHANVDMNLCNGCGVCVKRCQVDAIKLSETHQKVAVDLHRCLGCGVCVPTCPKKAISLQKKKKEITPPKTREDLYDFIMAHKKGNKD